In one window of Corynebacterium incognita DNA:
- a CDS encoding long-chain fatty-acid--CoA ligase, with product MRSTMQNVPLSVARILDYGRSVHGSTAVTTYHGSAESGDDAEVVTFEDIGARAAAFAYALEEDLGIDADQRVGSFMYNCAEHLEVMFGTACKGAVFTPLNKQLMNDQIRHIINHSGTEVIVADPRLAPQLGAVLEGAECVRAVAFVGLADVAALEQELPENVSVYSYEALLDGKSTIYEWPELDENTAAALCYSTGTTGAPKGVAYSHRSIFLEAMLLRATDGLAITHGETFLCCIPIYHVLSWGVPFAAFMTGTPLVLPDADVSAPTLARIVAECHPRVAHGVPTLWIQLMVHYNNNPPERMSLQEIYAGGSPVPPALIKLWEEKFGVDVIHVWGMAETSTVGTVARSPSGAGGQERWAYRISQGRFPTSLEYRVVNDGKVVRSSDRNQGEIQVRGNLVAGSYFTTERADGDGPAATFRGERVEAARHKFTEDGWLRTGDVGSVTEDGFLTVSDRARDVIRSGGEWIYSVQLENLVMEAPEVVECAVIGFPDKKWGERPLAVTVLHSGVDPSISTAETLRDRLRESLPSWMLPEYWTFVKSIDKTSVGKFDKKDLRKHLAAEEFNIIRLAGPGERRRLTNSQND from the coding sequence ATGCGTTCCACTATGCAAAACGTCCCCCTCAGCGTTGCTCGGATCCTCGACTACGGCCGTTCCGTCCACGGTTCTACTGCGGTCACCACTTATCATGGCAGCGCGGAGTCTGGGGACGACGCCGAGGTTGTCACCTTTGAAGACATCGGCGCGCGTGCTGCGGCCTTTGCCTACGCATTAGAAGAGGACCTGGGCATCGACGCCGATCAACGGGTGGGGTCCTTTATGTATAACTGCGCCGAACACCTCGAGGTCATGTTCGGTACAGCCTGCAAGGGTGCGGTCTTTACCCCGCTCAATAAGCAACTGATGAATGACCAAATCCGACACATCATCAACCATTCCGGCACCGAGGTCATCGTCGCGGATCCCCGCCTGGCACCACAGCTGGGCGCGGTGCTCGAGGGCGCGGAATGTGTGCGTGCGGTGGCATTTGTAGGGCTTGCCGACGTTGCGGCGTTGGAGCAGGAACTGCCCGAAAACGTCTCGGTGTACTCCTATGAGGCCCTTCTCGATGGTAAGTCCACAATCTATGAGTGGCCGGAGCTGGACGAGAATACTGCAGCGGCCTTGTGCTACTCAACCGGCACCACGGGCGCACCGAAGGGCGTAGCCTATTCACACCGCTCCATTTTTTTGGAGGCTATGCTGCTGCGCGCCACGGACGGGCTGGCCATCACTCACGGCGAAACTTTCTTGTGTTGCATCCCGATTTATCACGTATTGAGCTGGGGCGTTCCCTTCGCGGCCTTCATGACCGGTACGCCCTTGGTGCTCCCAGACGCCGATGTTTCGGCGCCAACGCTGGCCCGCATCGTCGCGGAGTGCCACCCTCGCGTGGCGCACGGCGTGCCCACGCTGTGGATTCAGCTCATGGTGCACTACAACAACAATCCGCCGGAGCGCATGTCACTGCAGGAGATCTACGCCGGCGGCTCCCCCGTGCCGCCCGCGCTCATCAAACTCTGGGAAGAAAAGTTCGGTGTGGACGTCATTCACGTCTGGGGAATGGCCGAGACCTCCACGGTGGGGACCGTCGCCCGCTCGCCTTCCGGCGCAGGCGGCCAGGAGCGGTGGGCCTACCGCATTTCTCAAGGGCGTTTCCCCACTTCGCTGGAATACCGCGTGGTCAACGACGGCAAAGTGGTCCGCTCCAGCGATCGCAACCAAGGTGAAATCCAGGTCCGCGGCAATCTAGTAGCAGGCTCCTACTTCACTACCGAGCGCGCAGATGGCGACGGCCCGGCGGCCACCTTCCGCGGCGAACGAGTGGAAGCCGCCCGCCACAAGTTCACGGAGGACGGCTGGTTACGCACCGGCGACGTCGGCTCCGTGACCGAGGACGGGTTCCTCACCGTCTCCGACCGCGCGCGTGATGTCATCCGTTCCGGCGGCGAGTGGATCTATTCCGTTCAACTCGAAAACCTGGTCATGGAGGCTCCGGAGGTCGTCGAATGCGCAGTCATCGGCTTCCCTGATAAGAAGTGGGGCGAACGCCCGCTTGCGGTCACGGTGCTGCACTCTGGTGTCGATCCTTCCATCTCCACCGCTGAGACCCTCCGAGATCGCCTCCGCGAGTCTCTCCCGAGCTGGATGCTGCCTGAGTACTGGACCTTCGTCAAGTCCATCGACAAAACATCAGTCGGCAAGTTCGATAAGAAGGACTTGCGCAAACACCTCGCCGCGGAGGAATTCAACATCATCCGTCTTGCGGGGCCTGGCGAGCGGCGACGCCTAACGAACTCTCAGAATGATTAA
- the rho gene encoding transcription termination factor Rho: MTTTDNNAGAPQDLAALKLADLRKIAAGQGLKGISGLRKGELITAIQTGTVPAKAKKAAAEAAAAEGATSDSASGNTAEPQGEDTKKASRRRATRRSADDTQSGEQSANQDPQDGQQESARENGQGDDGRAESRSQARRARRNRARAQARDERENRDDEAQGSGDNRRGDHHADGGDNGPGRDGDSDDRSRESQRDGDGEQQGNRNDRHDRNDRNRGRGDNRGDNNERRGRRNRRNRRNRGNNEGGRNNGGNNSEPQVREGDELQAVGGILDIVDHNAAFVRTTGYRAGASDVFVNNNMVRRLGLRDGDAITGQVKMNGNAHTHGNGRNRRKYNQLVQVDSVNGLTPEEAKQRPEFAKLTPLYPNQRLRLETEPKILTTRVIDLIMPIGKGQRALIVSPPKAGKTTILQNIANAISTNNPECYLMVVLVDERPEEVTDMQRSVKGEVIASTFDRPPSEHTAVAELAIERAKRLVEQGKDVVVLLDSITRLGRAYNNSSPASGRILSGGVDSNALYPPKRFLGAARNIENGGSLTIIATAMVETGSTGDTVIFEEFKGTGNAELKLDRSISERRIFPAVDVSPSGTRKDELLLVPEEAKIMLKLRRILSRLDSHQAIDLLIKQLKKTKSNGEFLMQLASSAPMAGLEDEEEYS, from the coding sequence GTGACCACTACGGACAACAACGCAGGTGCACCGCAGGATCTCGCCGCGCTGAAGCTGGCGGACCTCCGTAAAATCGCCGCGGGCCAGGGCCTCAAGGGAATCTCTGGGCTCCGTAAGGGTGAACTCATCACCGCTATCCAGACTGGCACCGTGCCGGCGAAGGCGAAGAAGGCTGCGGCTGAAGCTGCCGCCGCCGAAGGTGCCACGAGCGACTCCGCATCGGGGAACACAGCGGAGCCACAGGGGGAGGACACGAAGAAGGCTTCCCGCCGCCGCGCCACGCGCCGCTCTGCCGACGACACCCAGAGCGGTGAACAGTCCGCCAACCAGGACCCTCAGGATGGCCAGCAGGAGTCTGCGCGCGAGAACGGGCAGGGCGATGATGGTCGCGCTGAGTCCCGTTCACAGGCGCGCCGTGCCCGCCGTAACCGTGCCCGTGCTCAAGCTCGCGACGAGCGCGAGAACCGCGACGATGAGGCGCAGGGTTCCGGGGACAACCGCCGCGGTGACCACCACGCTGACGGGGGCGACAACGGCCCAGGCCGTGACGGTGATTCCGACGACCGCTCCCGTGAGTCACAGCGCGACGGCGACGGAGAACAGCAGGGGAACCGCAACGATCGACATGACCGGAACGATCGCAACCGCGGCCGTGGGGACAACCGCGGGGACAATAACGAGCGTCGCGGGCGCCGCAACCGCCGCAATCGCCGTAACCGCGGCAACAATGAAGGCGGCCGTAACAACGGCGGCAACAACAGTGAGCCGCAGGTGCGCGAGGGCGATGAGCTGCAGGCAGTCGGCGGCATCCTGGACATCGTGGACCACAACGCCGCTTTCGTACGCACCACCGGCTACCGCGCTGGCGCGTCCGACGTCTTTGTGAACAACAACATGGTTCGCCGACTGGGGCTGCGTGATGGCGACGCCATCACCGGCCAGGTCAAGATGAACGGCAACGCCCACACCCACGGCAACGGCCGCAATCGCCGGAAGTACAACCAGCTGGTGCAGGTGGATTCCGTCAACGGCCTTACTCCGGAGGAAGCGAAGCAGCGCCCCGAGTTTGCCAAGCTGACTCCGCTGTACCCGAACCAGCGCCTGCGTCTGGAGACCGAGCCGAAAATCCTGACCACCCGCGTGATCGACCTCATCATGCCCATCGGTAAGGGCCAACGCGCGCTCATCGTGTCCCCGCCGAAGGCCGGTAAGACCACGATCCTGCAGAACATCGCGAACGCTATCTCCACCAACAACCCGGAGTGCTACCTCATGGTGGTCCTGGTGGACGAGCGTCCGGAAGAAGTGACGGACATGCAGCGCTCGGTCAAGGGCGAGGTCATTGCCTCCACCTTCGACCGCCCGCCGTCAGAGCACACCGCTGTAGCCGAGCTGGCCATCGAGCGCGCAAAGCGCCTGGTGGAGCAGGGCAAGGACGTCGTGGTGCTGCTGGACTCCATCACCCGCCTGGGCCGCGCATACAACAACTCCTCCCCGGCATCCGGCCGCATCCTGTCCGGTGGCGTGGACTCGAACGCGCTCTACCCGCCGAAGCGTTTTCTTGGTGCCGCCCGCAACATCGAAAACGGTGGCTCGCTCACCATCATCGCGACCGCGATGGTGGAGACCGGCTCTACTGGCGACACCGTCATCTTCGAGGAGTTCAAGGGCACCGGCAACGCCGAGCTCAAGCTGGATCGCTCGATTTCCGAGCGCCGCATCTTCCCGGCCGTGGACGTGTCTCCGTCCGGCACCCGTAAGGACGAGTTGTTGCTCGTTCCGGAGGAAGCAAAGATCATGCTTAAGCTGCGCCGGATCCTCTCGCGCCTGGATTCCCACCAGGCTATTGACCTGCTGATCAAGCAGCTCAAGAAGACCAAGTCCAACGGTGAATTCCTCATGCAGTTGGCTTCTAGCGCGCCGATGGCGGGTCTGGAAGACGAGGAGGAGTACTCCTAA